In Edaphobacter aggregans, the sequence CGTTACCCGACGTTGTCTCTGCGTCCATCGAAACGGGTGCCACCCCGCCAAGCAGCGGTTGGGATCAGCGGTTCGAACTGCTCGGCAAACCAGCGCCCTCGGAAGCGCAGACCGCCCGAATTAATCTCGTCGATCCCGACTATTTTCGTACTTTGCAGACGCCCCTCATAGAGGGACGTATCTGGACTACCGCCGAAGTTGCCCGCGCGGCTTCCTTCGTCCTGGTCAATCAAACCTTCGCCAAGGACTACTACCCCAACGGCGACGTCGTCGGCCATTCCCTCAAACTCCCGCTCCTCCAAAGCAGGCCGCCCAACGTCCTGGCTGCTCCCGGCGCCGACGGCTGGATGCAGGTGATTGGCGTCATGGCTGATCTCCGGAACAACGGCCTTGCTCGGCCGGTCCGTCCCGCGGTGTTTGCCCCGTACAGCACGCAGCTATGGATGAGCGCAGAAATCCTTGTTCGCAGCCGCGTCCCGCCGGAAACTATTCTTCACAGCATCCGCAGGCAGATCGCAGCGGTCAATCCCGACCAGCAAACTTTTAACACCATCGGCGACCTCGAAACATGGATCAGGGACGAGCCAGAATGGGCAAGAGGAAGACTGATCTCCGGCCTCTTTGCTGGATTTTCGATTCTGGCTCTCGTTCTGTCAGCGGTCGGATTGTATAGCGTCGTTTCTTACTCCGTCGTCCAGCGAACCAATGAAGTCGGCATTCGCATAGCTCTGGGCGCGGGACGCTCTCATGTTCTCAGAATCGTGATGGCTTCGGCGGCTAGGAGCGTTGGCCTTGGCATTGCTGCCGGACTTGCCTTGAGCCTCGGTCTGAATCGCGTCATATTGAGTTGGGTGGGAAGTACCGACCATCATCCGCTGGTGGTGCTGAGCGTTTCGTTTCTGATCCTCGTCGTTGCAGCGATGGCCTGCCTTGTGCCGGCGCGCAGGGCGTTGGCTATCGATCCTATGGCCGCTCTACGTTGTGAATGATTTCAGAGGGAACTTGGCCGGAAATGAAGATTAATATCTACTGCTGATAACGGGCCATAACGTTC encodes:
- a CDS encoding FtsX-like permease family protein; translated protein: MQSSSQRTMGSAHGRRLYGTLVAAQIALTLVLLTAAGAATQHFVRLMRVPLGYDPRNVVAVGIPLHDNTYMTWQARTSYLEQLRASIAALPDVVSASIETGATPPSSGWDQRFELLGKPAPSEAQTARINLVDPDYFRTLQTPLIEGRIWTTAEVARAASFVLVNQTFAKDYYPNGDVVGHSLKLPLLQSRPPNVLAAPGADGWMQVIGVMADLRNNGLARPVRPAVFAPYSTQLWMSAEILVRSRVPPETILHSIRRQIAAVNPDQQTFNTIGDLETWIRDEPEWARGRLISGLFAGFSILALVLSAVGLYSVVSYSVVQRTNEVGIRIALGAGRSHVLRIVMASAARSVGLGIAAGLALSLGLNRVILSWVGSTDHHPLVVLSVSFLILVVAAMACLVPARRALAIDPMAALRCE